In a genomic window of Zingiber officinale cultivar Zhangliang chromosome 9B, Zo_v1.1, whole genome shotgun sequence:
- the LOC122023659 gene encoding uncharacterized protein LOC122023659 isoform X1 → MGVQAAAFSVVVTTVRSSKRKGVASYCGRDRALVSTFLGVCESGKLLRAKKIGRGGGGRRSLDHGHALRGRARMEHFPTGCGDDGWEEEKEEFVQRLEELTLELQQQQGNGSAESKSFASFCFDASPAVSHPSSSLRKQESSTEPPWVPVRPGPPDWSDQIVPASVEKNANSVEIPLSLRIIKRKKRWDDGWWLREAGESAYCSVKRAFSSMVFMIRELQRYTLQMREELLREDLQGILARVQQEMNSSFVWLFQQIFSCTPTLMVSVMLLLANFTVYSMGHLDASAMAAPNPPTQLETVAVEHRRQIHGDHSSIRTTSIGRTASVGGNGGGGKTRPVVGATGDGQSGEESVAYSPIFPDAISTALGTVTTEEGAMAEEHEEARVWKGILEEVSGIQKSTRGDALMDEETLRQLVSPVAVDLEADDYADYLRTEITYQNALSEDPENALLLANFAQFLYLVLRDHDRRRPWRCIISSSKVKRNSEFAEEDPNTQSTDDEIKHLPNPIPKTQGSVNAITSKVGEIPPLKSSIFIKHFKKVILPSREMCVKYKYCNTSYKF, encoded by the exons ATGGGAGTTCAGGCCGCCGCCTTCTCTGTTGTTGTGACTACTGTCAGGTCCAGCAAGCGGAAGGGCGTGGCAAGTTACTGTGGCCGCGACCGTGCCCTGGTTTCGACCTTCCTCGGCGTCTGCGAGTCGGGCAAACTGCTGCgcgcgaagaagatcgggagaggAGGTGGAGGAAGGCGAAGTCTTGACCATGGCCATGCCTTGCGCGGGCGCGCCAGGATGGAGCACTTCCCTACTGGGTGTGGCGATGATGGttgggaggaggagaaggaggagtttGTTCAGAGGCTGGAGGAATTGACCCTCGAGCTTCAGCAGCAACAAGGGAATGGCAGTGCAGAGTCTAAGTCCTTTGCTTCCTTTTGCTTCGATGCGAGCCCGGCGGTTTCCCATCCGTCGTCGTCGTTGAGGAAGCAAGAGTCTTCAACGGAGCCACCGTGGGTGCCGGTGAGGCCGGGACCGCCGGACTGGTCCGACCAGATTGTGCCAGCGAGCGTGGAGAAGAACGCGAACAGCGTGGAGATACCCTTGTCGCTGCGGATCATAAAGCGGAAGAAGAGGTGGGATGACGGGTGGTGGCTCCGGGAGGCGGGCGAGTCAGCCTACTGCTCCGTGAAGCGGGCCTTCTCCTCCATGGTCTTCATGATCCGGGAGCTCCAGAGATACACGCTCCAGATGCGGGAGGAGCTCCTCCGCGAGGACCTCCAGGGGATCCTCGCGCGGGTGCAGCAGGAGATGAACTCCTCCTTCGTCTGGCTCTTCCAGCAGATTTTCTCTTGCACACCCACTCTCATGGTCTCCGTCATGCTTCTGCTTGCCAACTTCACCGTCTACTCCATGGGTCACCTCGATGCCTCCGCTATGGCGGCGCCCAATCCGCCGACCCAGTTGGAGACAGTGGCGGTGGAACACCGTCGCCAGATCCATGGCGACCATTCTTCTATTAGAACCACTTCGATCGGCAGGACCGCCTCCGTGGGAGGGAACGGCGGAGGCGGAAAGACGAGGCCGGTGGTAGGGGCCACCGGCGACGGCCAGTCGGGTGAGGAATCCGTCGCCTACAGTCCCATTTTCCCCGATGCGATCTCAACGGCTCTGGGGACGGTCACCACCGAGGAGGGAGCGATGGCGGAGGAGCACGAGGAAGCTAGGGTTTGGAAAGGAATACTGGAGGAGGTATCAGGGATCCAAAAAAGCACGAGGGGCGATGCCCTAATGGACGAGGAAACGCTCCGGCAGCTCGTTTCGCCCGTGGCGGTGGATCTGGAGGCCGACGACTATGCCGACTACTTGCGAACGGAGATCACGTACCAAAACGCGCTGTCGGAGGATCCAGAGAACGCCCTTCTGCTTGCAAACTTCGCCCAATTCCTCTACCTCGTCCTCCGGGACCACGACAG AAGGAGACCGTGGAGGTGCATTATCTCAAGTTCGAAAGTGAAAAGAAATAGTGAATTCGCGGAGGAAGACCCCAACactcaatccaccgatgatgaaaTCAAGCACCTTCCGAATCCAATACCTAAAACACAAGGAAGTGtcaatgcaattacttctaaggttggggaaattcctcctctaaagtcttctattttcattAAACATTTTAAGAAGGTCATTCTTCCGTCGAGAGAAATGTGTGTAAAATATAAGTATTGCAATACTTCTTACAAATTCTAA
- the LOC122023660 gene encoding growth-regulating factor 6-like → MMTRGVGGGGGGGGGSSRHPFTPSQWQELELQALVFEYMASAVPVPPDLLCCVRRSLFAEPRSPRFLPPHPPAIGWGAYQMGDARKEVDPEPGRCRRTDGKKWRCSKEAFPDSKYCERHIHRGKGRSRKPVELSLATGRPVVSHSSPNFHPPPPPPLSLSSPRTDHHLLSPRSSSVRPSAIGSGYSHSEDSSNFCLQSVDKHRNILGFEEGAREFPFLPEGYRTGRELRCSFGHMEMSSKHTYSSMQSIDSHFRICSSKGEEDEQRCLLGTGLKMEMAANGRLEKEEEQPRPFHCFLDEKPPTVDGSWMSMDVGSKTQLSMSIPLADHDVPVTATTKVDF, encoded by the exons ATGATGACGAGAGgagttggaggaggaggaggaggaggaggagggagcaGTAGGCATCCCTTCACGCCGTCGCAATGGCAAGAGCTGGAGCTCCAAGCGCTCGTCTTCGAGTACATGGCGTCGGCCGTTCCCGTTCCTCCTGATCTCCTCTGCTGCGTCAGGAGAAGTCTCTTCGCGGAGCCGCGGTCTCCCCGCTTCCTGCCGCCGCATCCTCCTGCGA TTGGGTGGGGGGCTTATCAGATGGGCGACGCGAGGAAGGAGGTGGATCCAGAGCCCGGGAGGTGCAGGAGAACGGACGGGAAGAAATGGAGGTGCTCCAAGGAGGCGTTTCCTGACTCCAAGTACTGCGAGAGGCACATCCACAGGGGGAAAGGCCGTTCAAGAAAGCCTGTGGAATTGTCTTTGGCCACCGGCCGGCCGGTCGTCTCCCACAGCTCGCCAAATTTccaccctcctcctcctcctcctctctccctctcctcgccGCGCACTGATCACCATCTCCTCTCCCCCCGTTCCTCCTCCGTAAGGCCTTCTGCCATAGGTTCTGGCTACTCGCACAGCGAAGATTCCTCAAACTTCTGCTTGCAATCTGTTGATAAGCACAG GAACATCCTTGGCTTCGAGGAAGGCGCGCGTGAGTTCCCTTTCCTCCCGGAAGGCTACAGAACCGGAAGGGAGCTTCGCTGCAGCTTCGGGCATATGGAGATGAGCTCGAAACATACTTACAGCAGCATGCAGAGTATTGATTCCCACTTCAGGATTTGCTCGTCTAAGGGAGAGGAGGATGAGCAGCGCTGCCTCTTGGGCACTGGCCTCAAGATGGAGATGGCTGCTAATGGCAGGttggagaaggaggaggagcaaccAAGGCCGTTCCACTGTTTTCTCGATGAGAAGCCTCCCACAGTCGATGGCTCTTGGATGAGCATGGACGTGGGCTCGAAGACACAGCTATCCATGTCCATTCCGCTTGCCGACCACGACGTCCCAGTCACTGCTACAACG AAGGTTGATTTCTAA
- the LOC122023659 gene encoding uncharacterized protein LOC122023659 isoform X2 has protein sequence MGVQAAAFSVVVTTVRSSKRKGVASYCGRDRALVSTFLGVCESGKLLRAKKIGRGGGGRRSLDHGHALRGRARMEHFPTGCGDDGWEEEKEEFVQRLEELTLELQQQQGNGSAESKSFASFCFDASPAVSHPSSSLRKQESSTEPPWVPVRPGPPDWSDQIVPASVEKNANSVEIPLSLRIIKRKKRWDDGWWLREAGESAYCSVKRAFSSMVFMIRELQRYTLQMREELLREDLQGILARVQQEMNSSFVWLFQQIFSCTPTLMVSVMLLLANFTVYSMGHLDASAMAAPNPPTQLETVAVEHRRQIHGDHSSIRTTSIGRTASVGGNGGGGKTRPVVGATGDGQSGEESVAYSPIFPDAISTALGTVTTEEGAMAEEHEEARVWKGILEEVSGIQKSTRGDALMDEETLRQLVSPVAVDLEADDYADYLRTEITYQNALSEDPENALLLANFAQFLYLVLRDHDRADYYFKKAVASKPADGEALSRYASFLWVARKDLATAEETFLEAMEADPGNAASYAHFLWSTGGGGTCYPLDAGGV, from the exons ATGGGAGTTCAGGCCGCCGCCTTCTCTGTTGTTGTGACTACTGTCAGGTCCAGCAAGCGGAAGGGCGTGGCAAGTTACTGTGGCCGCGACCGTGCCCTGGTTTCGACCTTCCTCGGCGTCTGCGAGTCGGGCAAACTGCTGCgcgcgaagaagatcgggagaggAGGTGGAGGAAGGCGAAGTCTTGACCATGGCCATGCCTTGCGCGGGCGCGCCAGGATGGAGCACTTCCCTACTGGGTGTGGCGATGATGGttgggaggaggagaaggaggagtttGTTCAGAGGCTGGAGGAATTGACCCTCGAGCTTCAGCAGCAACAAGGGAATGGCAGTGCAGAGTCTAAGTCCTTTGCTTCCTTTTGCTTCGATGCGAGCCCGGCGGTTTCCCATCCGTCGTCGTCGTTGAGGAAGCAAGAGTCTTCAACGGAGCCACCGTGGGTGCCGGTGAGGCCGGGACCGCCGGACTGGTCCGACCAGATTGTGCCAGCGAGCGTGGAGAAGAACGCGAACAGCGTGGAGATACCCTTGTCGCTGCGGATCATAAAGCGGAAGAAGAGGTGGGATGACGGGTGGTGGCTCCGGGAGGCGGGCGAGTCAGCCTACTGCTCCGTGAAGCGGGCCTTCTCCTCCATGGTCTTCATGATCCGGGAGCTCCAGAGATACACGCTCCAGATGCGGGAGGAGCTCCTCCGCGAGGACCTCCAGGGGATCCTCGCGCGGGTGCAGCAGGAGATGAACTCCTCCTTCGTCTGGCTCTTCCAGCAGATTTTCTCTTGCACACCCACTCTCATGGTCTCCGTCATGCTTCTGCTTGCCAACTTCACCGTCTACTCCATGGGTCACCTCGATGCCTCCGCTATGGCGGCGCCCAATCCGCCGACCCAGTTGGAGACAGTGGCGGTGGAACACCGTCGCCAGATCCATGGCGACCATTCTTCTATTAGAACCACTTCGATCGGCAGGACCGCCTCCGTGGGAGGGAACGGCGGAGGCGGAAAGACGAGGCCGGTGGTAGGGGCCACCGGCGACGGCCAGTCGGGTGAGGAATCCGTCGCCTACAGTCCCATTTTCCCCGATGCGATCTCAACGGCTCTGGGGACGGTCACCACCGAGGAGGGAGCGATGGCGGAGGAGCACGAGGAAGCTAGGGTTTGGAAAGGAATACTGGAGGAGGTATCAGGGATCCAAAAAAGCACGAGGGGCGATGCCCTAATGGACGAGGAAACGCTCCGGCAGCTCGTTTCGCCCGTGGCGGTGGATCTGGAGGCCGACGACTATGCCGACTACTTGCGAACGGAGATCACGTACCAAAACGCGCTGTCGGAGGATCCAGAGAACGCCCTTCTGCTTGCAAACTTCGCCCAATTCCTCTACCTCGTCCTCCGGGACCACGACAG AGCGGATTACTATTTCAAGAAGGCGGTGGCATCGAAGCCGGCGGACGGGGAGGCGTTGAGTCGGTACGCGAGCTTTCTATGGGTGGCGAGGAAGGACCTGGCGACGGCAGAGGAGACGTTTCTGGAAGCAATGGAGGCGGATCCTGGAAACGCCGCCAGCTACGCCCATTTCCTGTGGAGTACTGGCGGCGGCGGCACCTGCTATCCGCTGGACGCCGGCGGCGTCTGA